Part of the Streptomyces sp. WMMC500 genome is shown below.
CCTTCCTCGTCCGGTGCGGCGGCGCGCAGCAGCGGCGGCACCGGCAGCGTGTCGGAGACCTCGACGCGGATGCCGCCGCCCGCGCCGGGCCCGCCGACGGGGCGCAGACGCAGGCCGACGGGTCCCGAGGCGTAGCGCATGGAGTTGGTGACGAGTTCGCTGACGAGCAGGACGGCGACGTCGGTCAGGGGATCGAGGCGCCACGTGCGCAGGGTGTCGCGGACGACGGCGCGGGCGGTGCGCACGCAGCCGGGGTCGGCGGGGAAGCTCCACTCGGCGGGGCCGGCGGGAGGGGTGAGCCCGGCGGGTCCCGCGGTGCTCGGGGGGTCACCGAAGCCGGTGAGGGACGGCGGGTGGGGGAACGGGGAGAGTGGCGACACGGCGGCGTGACGAAAGAACGGGGGGTTGCTCACGCCTACCACATCCCAGCGATGTTCTGTCGGGTCTGCCCGACTTAAGGGGAGTGGTAGTTACATACCCGTTTTGGGCGAAAATATCACCTGCATGCGCACGCGAAGCTACACGGAGTCGGCGTCTCCGCCGCCGACGAGCTCCACCCGGTATATCTGCCGTTGCTCCGCGGGCCCGAAACGGGAGACCGCGCGCTCGGCCTCGTCGCGCGTGGCGTAGCGGCCGACGCGGTAGTGGTTGCCGTTGCCGTCCTCGCGGACGATGACCCACGGGCGTGCGGCGCCGCTGTCACCCGCACCCATACATGCCCACCCCAGGAATCGCTACTCAGGACGCACGGGGCGACTGCGGCCCCGGGCGCCCTCCGTGCCTGCCGAATATGCCAGAGCTTACGCCCGGCATTCACTCCCCGCATACGGCTTTACACGAGAAGTGCCACTCTCGGGCGAAAGTTCGAATCAAAGGGGGCCGGAGAGGGGCCCGGGACCGGGGTTACCTGACGGGCAGGTGGTAGCTGATCCGGTAGCGGTCGGCCGGCACGATGACGTCCGCCGTCTCGACCGCCAGCCCCGAGGCGTAGAACGTCCGCTGGATGCACAGCACCGGCTGCCCCGGCACGGCGCCCAGCGCCTGCGCCTCGTCGGCCAGCCCGGGGCGGGTGCCGACTTCCTCCACGACGTTGTCCACGACGACGTCGATCGCCGCCATCCGCTCCACCACCCCGCGGCCGGCGAGCGGCCCCTCCTCGGGGAGCATCACGGGCGTGCGGCCGGTCAGCGCCAGCGGTTCCCAGGACGTGGAGAGGAGCACGGGCTCGCCGGCCGAGCGGAAGACGTAGCGGGTACGCATCACCGGGTCGCCGGCCGGCACGCGCAGCCGGGCGGCGACGGCCCCGGCGGCGCGCTCCTGTGCGCTGCGGGACTCCCAGGAGCCGGGCACCGACTCGTCGGCCTGCTCCTGGCGGAAGGGAGTGAGGTCGCCGAGGCCGCGGTAGCCGGTACGGACCAGCCGGTGCGGCTCGGGCCGCGAGCGCACGTACGTGCCGGACCCGGACCGGCCCTCGACCAGGCCCTCGGCCATCAGCACCTTGCGCGCCTCCAGCGCGACGGTGTCGGAGACCCCGTACAGCCGGCGGATGCGGGCCTGGGAGGGCAACCGTGCGTGCGGGGGCAGTTCGCCGCTGACGATCTTCCGTCGCAGGTCCGCGGCGACCCGCAGATAGGCGGGCTGCTCACCTAGAGGCACCGTTTCTTCACACCCCCGTCGCCGCGGTCGCCGTCCCGGTCCGTGCCGTCCGCGGCCTGCACCGTTCCGGCCTGAACACGCGCGAAAGCCTGGCAACGTGCGGCCGGAGCCCGCAACCCCGGGGGAGAGCTTCACGGAGCGCGTTCGCCAACGGGTGTGCGCGGGGGTGTCGGGGCGTGCGCCCCGCGCAGCCACCGGGACTCACAGACCGAGGACCGCGCGGGCGATGAGGAAGTAGATCACCAGCCCCGTGGCGTCGACCAGGGTGGTCACCAGCGGAGCGGAGATCACCGCCGGGTCGATCCCCAACTGCTTGGCCAGCAGCGGCATCACGGAGCCGACCGACGCCGCCCACGAGCAGATCAGCACCAGCGACAGGGACACGGTCACCGCGATCCGCCCGTCGGTCATGATCGTCGCCAGCACGATGCCCACGATGCCGAGCCCCACCCCCAGCAGGAACCCCACCCGGCACTCCCGCCACGCCACCCGGGCCACGTCGCCGGGGCGCAGCTCGCCGACCGCGAGGGCGCGCACGGCTCCCGTCGCGGCCTGGGCGCCGACGTTTCCGCCGGTGCCGACGAGCAGCGGGATGAACACCGCCAGCGCGGTCACCTCCTGCAACTCCCCCTCGAACACCTGGAGGACGCCGGCGGTGAGGGTGGCGGCGAGGATCAGCAGGAAGAGCCAGATGATGCGCGCGCGGGCGAGCCGGAAGACCCCGACGGACAGGTAGTGCCCCTCGACGGGCTCGGCGCCGGCCTGCCGGGCCACGTCCTCGGTGTCCGCCTCCTCGATCAGCTCGATGGCGTCGTCGACGGTGAGGATGCCGACGACGCGCTCCTCGCTGTCCACGACGGGCAGGCCCAGGAGGTTGGCCTCCTGCATCAGGCGGGCGGCGGTCTCGGCGTTGTCCGTGGCGTAGACCCGCGGGAACTCGGTGTCCACCAGCTCGATGAGCGGGCGCCCCGGCGCGGCCAGCACCACCTCCCGCAGGGAGGCCACGCCGACCAGGTGCCGGCGGTCGTCCACGACGGGCAGCGTGTAGACGGTCTCGGCGTCCGGGCCCTGGCTGCGGACCCGCTCCAGGGCCTCGGCGACGGTGGACTGCTCCTTCAGCCGCACCAGCTCCGGCGACATGTACCGGCCGACGGCGTCCTGTTCGTAGCCGAGCAGCGGGGCTGTCAGGGCGCGTTCGTGGGGGCTGAGGCCGGCCAGCACGCGCTGGGTGAAGTTGGCGGGCGCCTCGCCGAGGAGACGGGCGCGGTCGTCGGGGTCCATCTCCTCGACGACGTGCCGGAAGGTCTGGTCGCGCAGCCCTTCGAGGATCTTCTGCTGGTCGCCGGCGCCCAGTTCCTCGAAGACCTCGACCGCGCGGTCCTTCTCCAGCAGCCGGAAGCAGAAGACCGCGGTGACCTCGTCGGCGCGGGCGAGTTCGTCGGCGACGACGTGCGGGGGGTGGTCGGCGAGCCACTCCTGCAGCCCGGCGACGTCGTTGCCGTCGAGGAGGTCGCCGAGGTCGGTGTCCGCGGTCATCCGTGCCTCCCTCCGCTCCGGCCGCTGTCCGGCTTCACCCTAGACGTGCGGATTACCGCGCTGAGCAGGGACGTGCCGCGGGCGCCGTACCGTACGAACCCTTGACCCCTATTGGTCTAGGCCAATAGCGTTCGGCGCACCCGAGAGAAGCGCGATCTCCCGAGAAGAGGGTTTCCATGCACCGAAGACTCGTGCGCCGCCTGGCCGTGGCCGGCTGTGCGCTGTCCCTCCTGGTCACCCCCGGCCTCACCACGGCCGGCGCCACCGCCGCGACGCCCGGCGAGGCCCCGGCCCCCTCCTCCGCCGCCGCGGGCCGGCAGGCCGGGGAAGCCGAGAAGGGCGGCGGACACGGCGGCCGGGACGAGGCCCGGCGCGTCGGCTACTTCACCCAGTGGGGCGCCAGGGACCGCGACTTCCTCGTCAAGGACCTCGTCACCAGCGGCACCGCCAAGCGGCTGACGCACCTCAACTACGCCTTCGGCAACGTCAGCCCGGACGGCAGGTGCTTCGAGGACGACATCCCCGGCGAAGGTGACGCCTTCACCGACTACCGGCGCACCATGACCGCCGCCGAGTCCGTCGACGGCCGGGCCGACTCGCCCCGGCAGCGGCTGGCGGGCAACTTCAACCAGCTCCGCGAGCTGAAGGCGAAGTACCCGGATCTGAAGGTCCTGATGTCGCTCGGCGGCTGGGCCTGGTCCACGCACTTCTCGGACGCGGTCCGTACGCCCGAGTCGCGCAGGGAGTTCGTGTCCTCCTGCATCGACCTGTTCGTCAAGGGCAACCTGCCGCGGGTCGACGGCCGCGGCGGCGAGGGCAGCGCGGCGGGCGTCTTCGACGGCATCGACCTGGACTGGGAGTGGCCGAACTACCCCGGTGACGTCGACACGATCTACCGCCCCGAGGACAAGGAGAACTTCACCGCGCTCGTCGCCGAGTTCCGCCGGCAGCTCGACCGGGCGGAGCGCTCGCGCGACTGCCGCGGCCGGGACCTGCTGCTCACCGCGTTCCTGCCGGCCAACGCCAACGCGATGGACGCGGGCTACGAGACCCGCAAGATCTTCCCCAAGCTGGACTACGCCACGCTCCAGGGCTACGACCTGCACGGCGCCTGGGAGAAGAACACCAACCAGCAGTCCGCCATCCACTCCCCCGACGACAGCCTGCACCAGGTCGTCGACGACTGGCTGAGCCGCGGCGCGCCGCGGGACAAGCTGGTCCTCGGCATCCCGTTCTACGGCCGCGGCTGGCAAGGCGTGGAAGGCGGCGGCGACGGCTTCAACCAGCCGGCCGCGGGCGCGGCGCCGGGCACCTGGGAGGCGGGCTTCGAGGACTACAAGGTGCTGAAGGAGTTCGCGGCCTCGGGCGAGTACGAGGTCCACCGCGACGAGGAGAGCGGCCACGCCTGGCTCTTCGACGGCAGCACGTTCTGGACGTACGACGACCCGAAGGTCATCGCCCAGAAGGCCGAGTACATCGACGACCGCGACCTGGGCGGCGCGATGGTCTGGTCCCTGGACGGCGACGACGACGGCGAGTTGTACCGCGTCCTGGACCGCGGTCTGGACTGACCCGTCCCGACGAGGCGGTGCCGGGCCCCGGGCCCGGCACCGCCTCCGGCCGTCCGCCCCGCGGGACCGGCGCCCGGCGCGGGGGGTGCCCGCACCGCCCGGCGCGGGGGGTGCCCGCACGCCGTGTGACCATGGCGGCATGACAGACAGCACGCAGCCGGCCCTCGCGCCCCTTCCGGACGACTGGCACCGGGCTCTCGCCGTCGTCGCGCACCCCGACGACCTGGAGTACGGCACCGCCGCCGCGGTGGCGAAGTGGACGGACGCCGGCAAGCAGGTGGCGTACGTGCTCGCCACCCGCGGCGAGGCCGGGATCGACGGGCTGGAGCCCGGCGAGAGCGCCCGGGTGCGGGAGGCGGAGCAGCGGGCCAGCTCCGCGGTCGCGGGCGTGACCGCGCTGGAGTTCCTCGACCACCGCG
Proteins encoded:
- a CDS encoding GntR family transcriptional regulator; amino-acid sequence: MPLGEQPAYLRVAADLRRKIVSGELPPHARLPSQARIRRLYGVSDTVALEARKVLMAEGLVEGRSGSGTYVRSRPEPHRLVRTGYRGLGDLTPFRQEQADESVPGSWESRSAQERAAGAVAARLRVPAGDPVMRTRYVFRSAGEPVLLSTSWEPLALTGRTPVMLPEEGPLAGRGVVERMAAIDVVVDNVVEEVGTRPGLADEAQALGAVPGQPVLCIQRTFYASGLAVETADVIVPADRYRISYHLPVR
- a CDS encoding glycoside hydrolase family 18 protein, coding for MHRRLVRRLAVAGCALSLLVTPGLTTAGATAATPGEAPAPSSAAAGRQAGEAEKGGGHGGRDEARRVGYFTQWGARDRDFLVKDLVTSGTAKRLTHLNYAFGNVSPDGRCFEDDIPGEGDAFTDYRRTMTAAESVDGRADSPRQRLAGNFNQLRELKAKYPDLKVLMSLGGWAWSTHFSDAVRTPESRREFVSSCIDLFVKGNLPRVDGRGGEGSAAGVFDGIDLDWEWPNYPGDVDTIYRPEDKENFTALVAEFRRQLDRAERSRDCRGRDLLLTAFLPANANAMDAGYETRKIFPKLDYATLQGYDLHGAWEKNTNQQSAIHSPDDSLHQVVDDWLSRGAPRDKLVLGIPFYGRGWQGVEGGGDGFNQPAAGAAPGTWEAGFEDYKVLKEFAASGEYEVHRDEESGHAWLFDGSTFWTYDDPKVIAQKAEYIDDRDLGGAMVWSLDGDDDGELYRVLDRGLD
- a CDS encoding ATP-binding protein produces the protein MSNPPFFRHAAVSPLSPFPHPPSLTGFGDPPSTAGPAGLTPPAGPAEWSFPADPGCVRTARAVVRDTLRTWRLDPLTDVAVLLVSELVTNSMRYASGPVGLRLRPVGGPGAGGGIRVEVSDTLPVPPLLRAAAPDEEGGRGLQLVASVSLRWGTRCGGTGKTVWFELGSAG
- the mgtE gene encoding magnesium transporter encodes the protein MTADTDLGDLLDGNDVAGLQEWLADHPPHVVADELARADEVTAVFCFRLLEKDRAVEVFEELGAGDQQKILEGLRDQTFRHVVEEMDPDDRARLLGEAPANFTQRVLAGLSPHERALTAPLLGYEQDAVGRYMSPELVRLKEQSTVAEALERVRSQGPDAETVYTLPVVDDRRHLVGVASLREVVLAAPGRPLIELVDTEFPRVYATDNAETAARLMQEANLLGLPVVDSEERVVGILTVDDAIELIEEADTEDVARQAGAEPVEGHYLSVGVFRLARARIIWLFLLILAATLTAGVLQVFEGELQEVTALAVFIPLLVGTGGNVGAQAATGAVRALAVGELRPGDVARVAWRECRVGFLLGVGLGIVGIVLATIMTDGRIAVTVSLSLVLICSWAASVGSVMPLLAKQLGIDPAVISAPLVTTLVDATGLVIYFLIARAVLGL